TTGATGGAGGTACTGAAGAATGTCCAAAATCTGGAAAGCAATTTCCTTGATTTCCCCCTGACTAGGATACCAACCCTTTTTCACTAATTCACTGAAGGATTGACCCCCAACCAATTCTTGAATTAGGTAAAAACGGCGGTCATCAGCAGTGTCTATGTAAAAGTAGTCTAAGTATTTGGGGATAGCATGATAGTTGAGCTTGGCAAGGATTTTAGCTTCTCTTTCAAAAAGTTCTAACCCTTTCCAGTTTTCTAAATAGCGTAGGGAAATAGCTTTGAGGGCTACTCGCTTGTAGTTACTTAAATCTTCAGCTTCGTAGGTTGTTCCAAAGCCACCCTGACCTAAGGGTGCAACAATTCGATAGCGGTTACCAATAATTGTGCTTGGCTGATGTAGTAATATCATTGGCTGTCTCCTAAAAACTTGATTTGTGTCAGGATTCAGCTATAGCATTTGTATCTGGGTTGTAAACACACTTCTTGCGGGAAAAGGCAAAAGGCAAGAGGCAAAAGGCAAGAGCAACCCACCCCTAACCCCTCCCAGGAGGTGAAAGATATCCGGATTTTTATTGGACAATAAAAAAATACCTTCTAGGTTTACATCTCTTACACGAAACGCGCTTATCACCCCATCATTATCTATAGCGGTAATAACTAAAATTGGGATAAATCCATGAGCGACCCACATCTTTTGGATCAGCTCTGTTGCTGTCATTATTAATAGCGGTTTGCGCAGCTTTTCAATTAGCGTGTTAGCTGATTGACCGTAGGTCACGCTACGCGATCGCTGATTCCTGATCGCTGATTACTCTAGATAGAATCAAGGGGGTCACTCAATGAAACAGATGCTAGTTTAGACCCTATACCAATTACTGCGCCAGTGGCGAAAAGTCCAGATACTGCTACAGATAAGACTTGGTAAAACATGATGATATCCTTAGCTTTTGCTGCGGTTTTTTAGGTTTCTATGATGTATCTGAGCTAATCCCAAGGTTATAGAAAATTATTCTATTAAGCTAGTCAATGAAATCCTCAGGTGCGACCCAAGGGCGATTTACTCGCCCATTGGAAAGCGCACCTATAGGTTTTTAGGTTATCCCTAAGCCTTGATCTAAAATTGGAATGTAAGCTATCAGCTATCAGCTAATGCGCTACGCCCACGCGAAGCGAACAGCTTTTGAATAAAATAAGCTGACGGCTGTTCGCTTCGCGTGAGCTTTTAGCTCACGGCTGACGGCTGAATGCTTACATAATTTGGATGTGACGCAATTGCCATTTATCCCTAGAAGTAACAACTTTACTACTAGGAAATAACTAGCGTTCGCGTAGCGTGGCCGTAGGCCAATCGCTAAGATAAAGCTTAAGACCAGATCAGGACTTACCTATTTACTTATTATTTTGAGGATCATTACTTTAGCTCCAAGGGAAAAGTGGCATCAGAAAACTCCAATCAATCACCTTTGCGCCTTTGCTAAACTTAAAAACACTGCTTTACGTGGATAGAAGTGTTTTTATTTAGCCTGCCCAGCTTGGAGATATCAATATTTTGACTATAGCTACAGCTTTGTAATTTGTCAACCGTACTATTCCAGATATCAGCTTAAAATACATTCATCTATATATAGCTGAGCGTGCTGAGTATGGGCTCTTGTTGGGTTTGTTGTTTTGCGATTCGGGCAAAGCCCGACGCTGGGCGAACGCTACATAGCATTTCCATTTGAGTTGTGAACATAATCCCTTAAGAAAAGGCAAGAGGCAAGAGGCAAGAGGCAAGAGTTAATCAACTATATAAATATTTTTAGTAGCGATGCAGTCGGCCAAAGGGGGTTTCCCCCATGAGCGACTGCATCAAGACAAGGTCAAAAACTGTAATCCTTGTTTCCAATTCATTTAGAAATACTAGATATCCCTGTTCTAAGAAACAGAAATATTTCTTTACATCAATAGGGAATGCGATTGACCGTAGGTCACGCGGGGCGCGTTCGCATTCCTCGAAAACTTGTGTAAAACTGGAACAAAGCAATTACGGACTATTAGAGCTGTGTTAATTTAAACACTGAGGAGCGTAAGCAACTAATTACCCTAATCCATCTACTTGATTCTTATCGATCGACCGTTTCTGATTATATTCCTGAATCAATTTGGAAAGATTAGCATTTTTTTCCTTCAGAAGCTGCAGGTAATCTTCCTCCATAGCATTAGTAAGTTCAAGATTTCTCATATCTATCGCTAAATTAATCTTAAACTCAGAAAATTTGTTATTAAACGCTGCCGCATCATCATAGCTTTCAGAAGGGTTAGTTGTAGCACTTATGGTGCCGAATAATGTCCCTAATAAACTAATAAAAAATATAAAAAACTTGACAATATTTTCGGCTTGGTGATCAGAAACAAATTCTTGAAGAAACGAGACCAATAAGTCACTACCTGCGGTAATACCTGCAATAGTCGCTAAAAAAATAGGGATAGTATATTGCAGAACAAAGAAAACGTACAAAAGAAAGTTTGAAAAAGAAATTTGAAAGTCACATCGTCTTTGGATATCCAAGAAAATCTTGTAGTAGTTAGACGAGAAGCTATACTTTTTTTCTTTAGGTTTTTGTACCCACACGGTTTTCAATTTTTGTCTAAACCTGACCCTAAAAAACCCAAGCATAAAACTTTTCTGGCCATGATCTCATATCAAGTCCGGTTGACTAATCATGATATCCCTTCTGGGGTAATAGTAATAGGTAATTGTCAGCTATCAGCTATCAGCTATCAGCTATCAGCTATCAGCTATCAGCTATCAGCTATCAGCTATCAGCTATCAGTTATCAGCTATCAGCTATCAGTTTGTGAATAAAACAGGTAACCATTTTTTTTATCTGAGTTACGGAAAGCTGACGGCACCTCAAGTAGCGTGAGCTTTTAGCTCACGGCTGACGGCTGACCACTGACTACTGACCACTGACCACTGACGGCTGAGGGCTGAATGCTTACGATTACCGATTACTACCAATCCAGAGACTACTTGGGAGGTGATTAACCGGACTTGATATAACTACTTAAATTTACTTGGAGTTTAGACAGTAACCGGACACTTACGGTGAAAATTGATCAAACTGACAGAAGAGGGATATAACGTTTTCCATACTTATGAGGTATACAGGATTTTTTACCTGTTCACTGTTCCCTATTCTGTCTTCACTGTTCCCTGTTCCCTGTTCCCTGTTCCCTAAAATCCCAAAATTATGTACTTCACCCAATTGACAACTCCTATATTCAAACCAATTCCCCCATCACCGCTCTGCGCAAAATCTCTGTGACTTCTGTTGCGATTCTGGCATCGAGTTCCACCGCTTCACGATTGACATCTCTTGGCTCAAGCACCTTTGCTCCCCGTAGCGCCATACTGAAGGTAATCAATTTAGCTGGCTTTTGGGAATCGTCAAGACTAGGCTTGACCAATTTAACTAGCGCGACATAAACCGCTTCGGTTCTCTTCCTGATACTGGTAACCCCGTTGCCGAGTTTTGAGATAATCACTGTTGAGTCAATCACATTCAACAAACCCAACTCTTTAATAGCTAAATCAACTAACCGAGCTGGATCGTTCCCCATTGCTCTGATGATACTTTCGAGACTATGCCACTGAACTCCCGGTAGCTGGCATGCTTCCGGTATGTAATTATGCCAACCCACCATTGAGATCATCCGATTTAAATCATAAGCGGATATAGTATTACTTTCCCATTGAGGGGGTTCAGGGTCAGCAGTTAGAATTATGCTTTTGGTTGTGCTACCAAACAACTGGGGGTACTCAATAAACGGTTTTTCCCCATATCTGCCACGGAAAATCAGGCTATCATTACCTGTAATCTGTTTCAGCCAATTTTCTAAATCCATTTGGGGAGCAAATCGCTTTAACATTGCCCCTAAGCAATTAGAACTTGCTGTATTGTAGTCATAACTGATCACATCTGTGATTAAATCACAGACAGGAATATCCCTTTGATTTCCAGCTTGGTCTGTGCCTCGAATTGTGCATTTATCGAGGTCGTCATTAGGAGATTTGCTATTAAGGCGAGACACTAGATTAATAATGGGGATAATCTTACTACCACTCCATAATTCATCATTACTTAGGGCATTTCGTCCCAACCATTTCACCTTGAACTCTTGGTCTACAAAACTACCAACACAGACACAAGCTTCTTTGATGTCTTGATGGAGAAACTCCAAACCTTGCTGATCAATATCTGGAAGTTGCCCCAGGATTGGATAAGGGCTGAAAGTCTGATCTGCTTTAATTCCAGAGACTAGATGTTTACCATCGGGTTTCTGAGTCAGGCGGGAGGGATAATCTTTAATTTGCTGTTTGTATGGTGAAGTCTTAATACCGAGATATAATAGTTTGGGATTATCTTTAGAACCTTGATCAGCAGCTTGGAGGTATTGTTGGTAAACGTTATCTTTGCTATAGTTATCTACAGTGATCAAGACTTCAGTCTCGCCAATGTCCAAATTCCACAGCACTGAATCCTCGGTGCTTGTGAGCAGTTGCTGATCACAAAATACTTTGAAAAAAATGTCTGGTCGTTGGTCAGCAAACAGTTCTTGAAAATAGGATTCATCGAATTCCATCCCAAAGCTGCCATGGTCATCAGTGATGGCCCTACCCACCAAGTTGTTGAAAATAAGGTCTTTATCCCATGCTTCAACCCGTAATCCTGAAATGACGCCACTGGTGTTTGGATCGATTACCCGACCTGAAATCCGAAATATTGCCATACTAAATTCTACGATAAAAGTCAATAACTGTAGCTGATAACTAATGGAGTAACCAAAGGAACAGCCCCTATTTGTTTTAACCTACGGATTGATGATTTGTCTAGATATAATACTTAAGTTTGCTGAAAAATTCCAATACTTTATTTTAAGTATTGAAAATTTAAAATTAAAAGTAATACTATGTTAATTAAATAACCGTTAAGATCGATGACTACAACTGTAGCAGTGGTATTTGCCCCTAAATTTGCTATTACTGCTCTTTTTATTAACGGAATTAGATCAACATGATAGAATTTGCTTCTAACCTGTGGTGTAGAACCAGGTTAGCTCAAGCCTGTTGACTCAATATCATACATACAAGGAATCTATGCCCCCAGCTGTTTCCCTCCAGAACATCTACAAAATCTACGATAAAGTCCCTGTCGTGAATGACCTGTCCTTTACCATTGAATCAGGAGAGATATTTGGTTTGCTTGGTCCGAATGGTGCTGGTAAATCCACTACAATTCGGATGCTAACTACGTTAACTGAACCGACCAACGGGCAAATTAAGGTAGCGGGTTACGACGTTGTACAAGAAAAAGAGCAGGTCAAGGAAAATATTGGTGTGGTCTTGCAGCAAACTAGCGTGGATATTGACCTGACTGTCTGGGAAAACATGGAACTCCACGCACGGCTGCATCACATTGCCAATCCTGGGCGTCAGCGGCTGATTAATCAGTGGTTAGAGTATGTAGAGCTAATAGACCGACGGGATAGTTTAGTCAAAACTCTATCTGGGGGAATGAAGCGTCGGTTGCAAATTGCTAGAGCACTGTTACATCAACCGAAGATTCTATTTTTGGATGAGCCTACAGTGGGATTAGACCCCCAAACCCGCCGTCGCCTGTGGGAAATTATTCGGGATTTGAATCGCCAAGGTATGACCATATTGCTAACTACCCACTATATGGAAGAAGTGGAGTTTTTGTGCGATGGCTATGGCGCTGGCAAGCCAGGACGGATCGGGATCATGGATTCTGGTAGACTAATCGAATTAGGTACACTTGAACAGTTGCGCCACCAACATGGGGAAGGATTGCTGATCAAACAACTCTCAGAACGCTTTGAGTACAAATTTTTCCCGACTCTGGAACAAGCGAGTGGCTATCTCGAAAGTTTACCTGATAAAACTGGTGTGATGGTTCGTCCCTCCAACCTGGAAGATATCTTTGTTGAATTGACAGGACGCCAATTGGATTAGAAGCGAATTAAAACAATGCCTCGTCTAGCTACCCAAATCGAAGCGATTCTATACTTGAAGGGACAGCCCCTCTCCATAGAGGAACTCTCAGAGTATGCCCAATGCGATCGCGAAAAAGTTGCGGATGGCCTGATTGAACTGATGGCAGACTATGCCCACCGGGACAGTGCTTTAGAAGTTGTGGAAACTCCTGCTGGGTATAGCTTACAGTTACGAGCCACTTTTAGTGAATTACTGCAAAGCTTAATTCCTGCTGAATTGGGCACAGGTGCTTTGAGGACTTTAGCTGCGATCGCTCTTAAAGGTCCGATTACTCAAGCTGACCTAGTCAACCTTCGTGGGAGTGGAGCGTATCAACATATCCAGGAACTGGTCGAGCTCGATTTTGTCCAGAAACGTAGACAAACTGAGGGGCGCTCGTACTGGTTACAAGTTACCGAAAAATTTCATCAACACTTTGAAGTTGAGCAGCTACTGCCACCCCAATAGAAGCTATGCCAAGGGTTTCAAAAACTTCAAGATTTCTTTAAGTAAGGTTTTTTCCTCAGAATTTATACCGAAAAAACTTAGATTTATCCCCGAAAGCTGATTCAGCTTATCTCACAATCGTTTAGAGTATAGAAAAGTCGAGATGAAGCAGGTCAAACCTAAAATTCCTAATGGTATTCAACCCCGATTTTCTAAGTTCCCCAGGAGCAGAGCCTCAACCGAACCAACTGCTGCAATACCTCCAGAATCAACCTTCTGATGTTTTAGCAAGGATTGCTAAGTCTGCTAGCCCCGAAATCCAACAAATCATCTCTCAGAACGTTCAGGGGCTAGTAGGGATGCTGCCATCAGAAAACTTTAATGTTCAAATCACTACTGATCGGGAAAATTTAGCTGGATTGCTGGCGTCAGCGATGATGACTGGTTATTTTCTCCGTCAGATGGAACAGCGTATGGTTCTTGAAGACAACTTAACCAACTCCACTCCCTTACCTACTCAGAAGCGGCGCAGTGAAAAGCGTAGCGATTCGCCAAAGCCAACTGAGTCATAGATGTCCTCTGGTTTAATACCTACTTTTATAACTAACTTAGGTAGACACCAGTCAACGGCACTATGTTAAGAATGATTAACTTGGGAAAAAGACTAAATGGAATAGGTTAAAGGGATGATAATATACTAGTCTATTATCCCTTTAAGCTTTTTAGGCGGAGGTCGAGATGGATCGGATGGGAGAATGAGCCCATAGAGGGGGTAATAACACCGCTAATAACACGCCCTGTTGCGTTCCCGTAGCCTGACCTACGGTCAATCCCATCCTTGACATCAAAATCCGAAAATTTTGGGAACAGTAGCAAACATTGAACTACATTTAACTATTTTAAATTTAACTATTTTAAATAATATCATTTCCGGAAATATCAATAATGTAAGATATTCTAAATTTTAGAGTAATAGGTAATGAGTAAATGGTAATTGTGATTAGCCATTGCTGATTACTTATTACCTATTATTGATTAGACCTCCCAGAATTAGTATTATTAATTATAATGATAATAATGTTTTCCTGTATTATTCTGGCCTGATCCCATCTTCCCTTGTCCGAAGTTGCCGACAACTGCGGCGAAGTTTATTACCGATTAGTGATTACCCTAACAGACACAAAACCTTCGACGTGGACTGGATGGGCAGAAATTTAACGACCCAGCCAAATCTTAATCTGGTCAACCAGACTTGTGCCACCAAACCATAGGGCAAACATAATTGAGATGGAGAGGCTTGCTCCGATCAAGCACAGCACTAAACCGGCTAGGCTAATTGCACCATCATCTTCAGTTAAGCCAAAACCAGTTATAAAAATTCCCATAGCTGGAAGGGTATTTGTTCCTGGAATTGGAATCATCATCGAAATTGACATTAATGCGATCGCACTCCCCATAAATATCCGACCAGGCAAACTGGTACAAATATAGCTTAGGCGAGGACGGGTCACTGCCTCAATCCGCCGCAACCAAGGGAGTCCTATTTTCAGAAAACCCTGTACCGTTTCCAGTTTCATTGTCCCATTCATCATCTTCTTGGGTAGCCAGGGGCGTTTGGCACCAACGATGAGCTGAATAGCCAACAAGAAGATCACAATCGCAAAGGGAATCGAATAACCCGGTGCTGGAACTGGCAAAGCGGAAGGTAGGGATAGGATAACGAATAGAAACCCAAAAATACGTTCCCCCGCTAGGGTCAAAATATCTGCCAGCTTTACCTGAGGCTCTCGCTCTTCCTCAAAAAAATAGCGCTGTAGTTCTACAGAGAGTTTAGCCATTCAGTAGTGATTAGTTATAAAAGTTAATATACTAATATATACTAATCTTTCTAGCACTTACCCTGAAATTACCTAAGATTAATTGCTAGCTGTGCAGCAATTGACAAATGGTTTGTTAGCGATCGCTTCTAACCCCACTGATTTGATCAGATTTACCCATGCTTGGGGCTGGGAATCCCGTAACTGGGCGACAGTAGTCACAGTTTCTTGCCAAATCATAGCCTTAGCATATAGCTTGGCTTGTTCTAAGGTATTTTGCTCCTGCTCTAGATTAAGCGCTAATTCTGGACTAAGTTCAGTACGCTGGAGTATTCCTTTAACCCACTGATCTCGGCTACGCTCTTGAGGATCGCAAACGAGTACGAAAAACCACTTGTATTCCTTACCCATAGTCAGAGGTACAGTTTTCGGCACGCTCAGTTGCACAATACCGTTCGCGTTATCCAGGCTCACGCTGGTCAGGTACACCTCTTGATCCTGGTCATCAATTAACACAAATTCTGCAACAGTAGCTGTAGTTTTGGGGACATACCAGAACAGTGTAGGATTATCTGCCACTGTTTTGACCAGATTATTGGCAGGCACGATAGCAGTCAAAGGGATGTCACCGTTGTCAGTACAGGAATAGCTACGAGACCCTCCTCCTGCTGTTCTTGTAGGTCCTCCTCGTTCTGGTACTGGTGGAAATTCAATCATCCATGTCCCAGCCCCAAGGGTTTTAGACGGTGACCCTCGCTCTGGTGGTGCTGGGAATTGTAAACCAACTTCATGGTGTGGGTATGACTGTGCGAGTAACCGGGGTGCCGTCAAGTCATTTACCAGTGCAGCCGACAGCATAGTAGTAAGCACTGCCAGATAGGTTGGAGTTTGTTGCCATATCATGATCAATCACCCTACTCATTAATAGGCCTCTTGCAAAAGTCCATTTTTGCTATTGGGCTATAGTATTTATCACCCTCTTTTTAAAAATTTATGCAAGATTCTATATAATTTTATAATTTGCCGTTATCTATCGTTATCTATATAGTTTACGCACTTCTAAAAAACATCCATAATCTCTAAAAATCACCCATAATCCGCTTTCGCAACTGGTATTTGCCTATCTTCCCTTCTTCTTCAGTACTAAAGCCGTAACTCTACCCTACAGGTAGAGTTTGGTACCCAGTTTTGGGTAAGTTCTGTTCGTCCAAGGATTGCGGCTAATCTCACACCTTATTCAGCGGGCTAATTGCTAATTATTTTTAATTAATTGATAGATCACTCTGGTTATGAACTTGGGTATTTATGTATTTAATCCCAATTTACCATCAAAGGTATTGGTATTATTCCCATATTCTATCCCAAAATCGCAATAATCTCAAGTGCAACATTTAACCTGTACAAACCTACTTACAAGCAGATAGGACGATGGTATAGCAAAGCCTGAAAACTAATGGTTGTTGCCGACAAAGCAATGCCAAAGGCATTGCGCTAATTTTATTGATGGAGGCTCCCGGCCTACTCTCAAACCGCACTGTAACTGGGAGCATCCCATTTTGGAAACAATATTACCCAAAGCAACGATATTTCAAGGGTTTCAGCCCCCTAAAAAGAGCTAACGTGCCAAAATGGGATGCTCCCCTGTAACTTCAATCAGTCCATTATTTTACGTCGCTTAACTTACGACCAGCTGATCAGCTTTTAGTTCTTCTTTGGGCGGTAGTGTTCCGAAGTTAAACAAGTTACTAACTTATTTGAGTGTAAAACAATGAATAGTGTTTGACAAGGTTTAGATAGCTATAAGCCTAGTTGCACCTCCGCTTAATCACTTTTTTGGGTCAGGGTAATCGATAGTCAGGAATAGTCAACTACCAATTACCCATGACCCATGATCTATTACCTATTACCCATAACCCATTACCCGATCAGGGAGATCAGGATTATTGAACCGGAATTGTCAACGGATTACCCTAGTTTTAGGTACCAGAAGTCCAAGAGTTGATGTACTCGATTTGGTCTGGGGTGAGGCTATCAATGTTAATGCCCATTGCTTGTAACTTCAACCGCGCAATGTCCTTATCCACTGCTTCAGGGATGGAGTGTAAACCTGGTTCAATGGAGCCTTTGTTTTTGACTAGGTATTCACAGGCCAAAGCTTGGTTAGCAAAGCTCATGTCCATCACCGCACTGGGATGACCTTCAGCTGCTGCCAGGTTAATCAGGCGTCCTTCACCCAGTACCACAACGGATTTACCATTTTTCAAACAGTACTCTTGGGTAAAGTTCCGTACTTCTTTGACTTCCGTTGCCATTTCCCCTAAGGACTTGAGGTCAATTTCAATATCGAAGTGACCAGAGTTGCACACCATTGCGCCATCTTTCATCACCTCGAAATGCTCAGGGCGAATCACGTGCTTGTTTCCAGTAACTGTGACAAACAAGTCACCTAAGGGAGCAGCTTCTTCCATCGGCATTACCCGGAAGCCATCCATTACAGCTTCAATGGCTTTAGTGGGGTCAATTTCAGTAACAATGACATTGGCTCCCAGTCCCCGAGCTCGAAGTGCTGTGCCTTTGCCACACCAGCCATAACCGGCCACAACCACGTTTTTACCAGCTAGCAACACGTTGGTGGCGCGGATAATACCATCAAGGGTAGATTGACCAGTACCGTAGCGATTGTCAAAGAAGTGTTTGGTGTCAGCATCATTAACATTCATTGCCGGGAATGTCAACACCCCGTCATTGAACATAGCCCGAAGACGGACAATGCCAGTGGTGGTTTCTTCGGTGGTACCAATGATATCACCGAGCTGGTGTTGGCGCTCTTTTACCAGAGTGGCGGTAACATCGCTACCATCATCGATTATGATGTTGGGTTTGTGATCCAGGGCAATTTCAACGTGGCGGTGATAGGTTTCGTTATCTTCTCCTTTGATGGCAAATACAGGAATCTCATGATCAACCACTAAGCTAGCCGCTACATCATCTTGGGTTGAGAGAGGGTTGCTGGCAATCAGCAGAGCATCAGCACCAGCAGCCTTGAGTGCGATCGCTAAATGGGCAGTTTCGGTGGTTACGTGACAGCAAGCAACTAAACGAATTCCTTCTAAAGGCTTTTCTTGGGCAAAGCGGTCTCGAATTTGCTTGAGCACTGGCATCTCCCGTCCAGCCCATTCAATCCGCTGCTTTCCTTTTGGTGCCAGAGACAGGTCTTTAACTTCGTGTTTTATCCTAGTCGCAGTTGCAATCATCAGGTTTTGTGTTTTAGTTAACGTTTCTTAGTTTAGCCTTGATTAGTTTAACGTGTTGGAGAAAGTTCCACCGGATGGGAAAGCTTTATCAAAATTCTGATTAAACCCGCTGAGATTTAAGATAGTTTACAGATTTCTACCATCAACGGGTGATAAGGAACTCATTTCGATGTAGGAAATTGGCTAGTTTTTTCAGGAGACAGGAGACTCAATGGCAGCAAGCCATCATAGGATTTACTATAGCGGTTTTCAATTATGTGAGGTACATTTTTAGGGACTTCGTAGCAGGAAATTTGGAGCAGGTATCAGTTAATTCACAAGATGTAATATGTAATCTGCTAAAAAATATTGTACCTCATTAGACTTAAAAAAGCTATCCTGACCAGTCCTAAATTAGTATATTTGTACTATAATAAAGAGAGCGAGTTGACGGTCAGCTGATCTGATGTAAACCCCTAATCAAGGTTTTTCCCCATGAAGAAGCACTATATCCTGAGCATCAATCCCAATGCCGACTACCAATGGGAGCAGTGTACGTTAAGAGATCCGATTACGGCAGAACGACCAGACTTTGCTGGTTTGATTGCCCAAGCTGTGGCAGATCAAACTGGTTCTTATTTAGTGGCAGTTAATATTGAGGTAGAAGTATTAGAGCAAGCAGCACAGCCCCAAGCTCAGAAAGTGCGGGTTGATTTGCCAGTGGTTCCTGTGGAAGTGCAACCATCAGGATTAGTAGCATAAGTTGTACCGAACCCGGTCCTGACAGAAATGTAGCTTCAACCCGCATTCAACAACCGCTCCCTTATCGGGTCAAACCTAGGCTTGGTGCGGGTTTAGCTAAAACCAAAAAGCTTAACGAGAAAAACCGTTCCCCCGCCCGATGATGGGATTTTCCACAGCTTCTCGGTACTGTTCAACGGCTTCAGTGTAGGCAATGGGCAGAACACACTCGACGTTTTCATGGGGACGAGGAATGATTACCCAGGATTCCAGGGTAGCGCCATGGGCTTTTTCGACGGCTGCAATACCGGCATCCATAGCTGTTTTTACTTCCGAAACATCCCCCCGAATATTGATATTGAAGCGGGCGCTACCAACTCTGATGTAGCCTACTAAGGTAACCCTACCGGCTTTAACCATAGCATCTGCTGCTGCGAGTATACCAGGAAAGCCTTTGGTTTCGAGAGATCCAACCGCCACTGTGGACATAGCCAAACTCCTTACTTTGTTGAATTATTTTAAACTCAGGAACTATTGTACGAATCTTCGCTACCGATTCGGCTTAATACGTAAGCTATCAGCTATCAGCTATCAGCTATCTGCTATCTGCTATCTGCTAATGCGCTACAGATGGTGCTACTTGATGTGCTTATGGGCAATTAGGACGCTACGGAACTTTTGAATCAAACAAGTAAGCAAAATTTTAATCTGAGTTATGGAAACCACCTCAAGCAGCGTGAGCCTTTAGCTGACGGCTGACCGCTGACGGCTGAATGCTTACCTTAATACTGATTCAGCCTATTGGTTTAAAATGTTCGGAACTCTTCGACTTTGCTACTGTAGTGGATGGGCAACACTGTGTCCACATTTTCATTAGGGTTGGGAATGATATAGTAAGCCATCAGCTCGGCACCGTAGGTTTTCTCTACGGCTTCCAGCCCAGCTGCTACCGCGACGTTTACCTCGGATATTTTACCACGGACGCTAACCATAAACCGACCTTTCTCAGATTTATCATAGGATACCAGTGTCACTGCCCCTGCTTTGACCATGGCGTCTGCTGCGGCTAGTACCCCTGGGAAACCTAGGGTCTCAATGGTTCCAACTGCTGCTGGCATTGTGTTCTACTCCGGACGAAAAGTGGGTTAAATCTGATTGTACTGGAGTTATTAGGCAAAATATATCCTGGCTTGCCTAAA
The sequence above is a segment of the Moorena sp. SIOASIH genome. Coding sequences within it:
- a CDS encoding carbon dioxide-concentrating mechanism protein CcmK, giving the protein MPAAVGTIETLGFPGVLAAADAMVKAGAVTLVSYDKSEKGRFMVSVRGKISEVNVAVAAGLEAVEKTYGAELMAYYIIPNPNENVDTVLPIHYSSKVEEFRTF